The following coding sequences are from one Rathayibacter sp. SW19 window:
- a CDS encoding ABC transporter substrate-binding protein, producing the protein MRKPLRRHVLVPLSVVAITGLALAGCSSSPSGSGSSTGGHQTVTIYGADTSSEATQLASSWSAWAAKNNITIQYNGDKNFTTNIATKIQGNSLPDIAMFPQPGLLAAAIATGKVMPIDSATQSNVKNNFSADWQGYVTNKGKMYGTPLDASVKGYVWYSPAQFKTWGITLPKTYDELMTDTATIEQKTGKPPWCAGFNSGTASGWPGADQLAEMVLSSAGPKVYDTWVSGKTQFTDPAIGKAFDLLGQILQNPKYVNAGFGNIASINSTAFGDVATPLASGACAMTNQATFLEASFSTTKTAAGAVPKVGPDGDIWAFPLPAVKAGENAVTGGGDFAAAFNNNAATQKVMEYLSSADWANSLITVKDASFISANKGVDATKAADPLLQSAIKTLQDPNTTFRFGADDAMPNVVENAFWAGMVSWINATPTATVQQQIQAAWASAG; encoded by the coding sequence ATGCGGAAACCCTTGCGCCGCCACGTCCTAGTACCGCTGTCCGTGGTGGCCATCACCGGTCTCGCGCTCGCGGGATGCTCGAGTTCGCCGAGCGGCTCCGGCAGCAGCACGGGCGGCCATCAAACAGTCACGATCTACGGCGCAGACACCTCGTCGGAAGCCACACAGCTTGCGTCGTCCTGGAGTGCGTGGGCGGCGAAGAACAACATCACCATCCAGTACAACGGTGACAAGAACTTCACGACCAACATCGCCACCAAGATCCAGGGCAACTCGTTGCCGGACATCGCGATGTTCCCACAGCCGGGGTTGCTTGCGGCGGCCATTGCAACGGGCAAGGTCATGCCCATCGACTCGGCGACGCAGAGCAACGTCAAGAACAACTTCTCGGCTGACTGGCAAGGCTACGTCACGAACAAGGGCAAGATGTACGGCACGCCGCTCGATGCGAGCGTCAAAGGCTATGTCTGGTACTCGCCGGCGCAGTTCAAGACCTGGGGCATCACGCTGCCGAAGACCTATGACGAACTCATGACAGACACCGCGACGATCGAGCAAAAGACGGGCAAACCACCGTGGTGTGCCGGTTTCAACTCGGGCACGGCGTCCGGCTGGCCTGGGGCCGACCAGCTCGCCGAGATGGTGTTGTCGTCGGCCGGACCCAAGGTGTACGACACCTGGGTCTCGGGCAAGACCCAGTTCACCGACCCGGCGATCGGCAAAGCCTTCGATCTGCTCGGCCAGATTCTGCAGAACCCGAAGTACGTGAACGCCGGATTCGGCAACATCGCATCGATCAACTCGACAGCATTCGGTGACGTCGCAACACCGCTTGCAAGCGGCGCGTGCGCGATGACGAACCAGGCGACGTTCCTCGAGGCGTCGTTCTCCACCACCAAGACCGCAGCCGGTGCCGTTCCGAAGGTCGGCCCTGACGGTGACATCTGGGCATTCCCACTGCCGGCGGTCAAGGCCGGCGAGAATGCGGTAACCGGTGGCGGTGACTTCGCTGCAGCGTTCAACAACAACGCAGCCACTCAGAAGGTCATGGAATACCTCTCAAGTGCCGATTGGGCCAACAGTCTGATCACCGTCAAGGATGCATCGTTCATCAGCGCCAACAAGGGCGTTGATGCAACCAAGGCTGCGGACCCGCTGCTCCAGAGCGCGATCAAGACGCTGCAGGATCCGAACACCACATTCCGGTTCGGCGCGGACGACGCCATGCCGAACGTCGTTGAGAACGCATTCTGGGCGGGCATGGTGTCCTGGATCAACGCAACTCCGACGGCGACGGTGCAGCAGCAGATCCAAGCCGCGTGGGCATCCGCCGGATAG
- a CDS encoding carbohydrate ABC transporter permease — MSQFFNWLAGLPPLAQIPIVVAAFAAVIGLVLFFVEIVPRSGRGYSWMRLAIAVLVPVIVILVLGVEAGAYWVILLGAVLGGGLFWLDFRARQGSGYLLQLFGFMAPALILLLIGMVYPTVSTFISAFMSNDGSHFVGLDNFFWVFSPGSQGGLIAVINTLVWVLIAPVFATAIGLAYAVFVDKSRGEKVLKVLIFMPVAISLVGASIIWKFFYDFRQGNQIGLLNQVMEWFGLPPVSWLQSYPVNMLLLIVILIWSQTGFAMVILSAAIRNVPLEQVEAAELDGTNAWQRFWNVTVPGIRPTLIVVWITISITSLKVYDIIAATTAGQNNTTVLAYDMVTQFSLLPPQSGHSAVLALIIFILVTPFIIYNAHNLKVQREIG, encoded by the coding sequence ATGTCCCAATTCTTCAACTGGCTGGCGGGATTGCCGCCGCTTGCGCAGATTCCCATCGTCGTTGCGGCATTCGCTGCGGTGATCGGCCTGGTGCTGTTCTTCGTCGAGATTGTTCCGCGGTCGGGGCGAGGCTACAGCTGGATGCGACTGGCCATCGCGGTGCTCGTCCCCGTCATCGTGATCCTGGTCCTGGGGGTCGAGGCAGGCGCCTACTGGGTGATCCTGCTCGGTGCGGTACTGGGCGGCGGGCTTTTCTGGCTCGACTTCCGGGCCAGGCAAGGCTCCGGCTATCTCCTCCAGTTATTCGGCTTCATGGCGCCGGCATTGATCCTGCTGTTGATCGGCATGGTCTATCCCACCGTTTCGACGTTCATCTCGGCGTTCATGAGCAATGACGGATCCCACTTCGTCGGGCTCGACAACTTCTTCTGGGTGTTCTCCCCCGGCAGCCAGGGCGGGCTGATCGCGGTCATCAACACGCTGGTCTGGGTGCTGATCGCGCCCGTGTTCGCTACCGCAATCGGGCTCGCCTACGCCGTGTTCGTCGACAAGAGCCGCGGCGAGAAGGTCCTCAAAGTCTTGATCTTCATGCCCGTGGCGATCTCGCTGGTCGGCGCATCGATCATCTGGAAGTTCTTCTACGACTTTCGCCAGGGCAATCAGATCGGCCTGCTGAACCAGGTGATGGAGTGGTTCGGGCTACCGCCGGTCAGCTGGTTGCAGAGCTACCCGGTCAACATGCTGCTGCTGATCGTCATCCTGATCTGGTCGCAAACCGGGTTCGCGATGGTCATCCTCTCCGCTGCGATCCGCAATGTGCCGCTGGAGCAGGTCGAGGCCGCCGAGCTCGACGGAACGAACGCCTGGCAGCGATTCTGGAACGTGACTGTCCCCGGCATCCGGCCGACCCTCATCGTGGTCTGGATCACCATCTCGATCACCTCGCTCAAGGTGTACGACATCATCGCCGCAACGACCGCCGGGCAGAACAACACGACGGTGCTCGCATACGACATGGTGACCCAATTCTCCCTGCTCCCGCCGCAGTCGGGGCATTCTGCGGTGCTGGCACTGATCATCTTCATCCTGGTCACACCGTTCATCATTTACAACGCTCATAACCTGAAGGTGCAGAGGGAAATCGGATGA
- a CDS encoding carbohydrate ABC transporter permease: MTSTTADARSARKVAADTRKGDASALKHTKRRLTSRGATIAALVIAVLWTLPTFGLFVSSFRPAADINTSGWWTAFANPQFTLQNYIDTLNFNDIITVAQSLINSVTITIPATIIPIVLASLAAYGFAWIDFKGKNFLFLAVFAMQVVPIQMALVPLLRLYSNGLVIGGLQIFPGIAANSATASFAEVWISHSIFALPLAIFMLHNSIAAIPREIIEAAKVDGAGHGQTFLRVILPLSMPAIAAFAIFQFLWVWNDLLVATIFTSGQNAPITKLLVDLSGTYGQQWYLLTAGTFLAIIVPLIVFFSLQRFFVRGLLAGATKG; the protein is encoded by the coding sequence ATGACTTCGACAACTGCAGACGCCCGGTCCGCACGCAAGGTAGCCGCTGACACCCGCAAGGGCGACGCATCTGCGCTGAAACACACCAAGCGACGCCTCACAAGCAGGGGTGCGACCATCGCCGCGCTCGTCATCGCCGTGCTGTGGACGCTTCCAACGTTCGGGCTGTTCGTATCATCGTTCCGTCCTGCTGCGGATATCAACACGTCTGGCTGGTGGACCGCGTTCGCCAATCCGCAATTCACACTCCAGAACTACATCGACACACTCAACTTCAACGACATCATCACCGTTGCCCAGTCGCTGATCAATTCGGTCACCATCACGATTCCGGCGACGATCATCCCGATCGTGCTGGCATCGTTAGCCGCCTACGGCTTCGCTTGGATCGACTTCAAGGGCAAGAATTTTCTGTTCCTGGCTGTCTTCGCCATGCAGGTCGTTCCCATTCAGATGGCTCTGGTACCGCTGCTGCGCCTTTACTCGAACGGGCTCGTGATCGGCGGGCTGCAGATCTTCCCCGGGATCGCCGCGAACAGCGCGACGGCGAGCTTCGCCGAAGTGTGGATCTCGCACAGCATCTTCGCCCTGCCGCTGGCGATCTTCATGCTGCACAACTCGATCGCCGCCATTCCGCGCGAAATCATCGAAGCCGCCAAGGTGGACGGCGCCGGCCACGGTCAGACGTTCCTGCGAGTGATCCTTCCGCTGTCGATGCCGGCGATCGCCGCATTCGCGATCTTCCAGTTCCTCTGGGTGTGGAACGACCTGTTGGTGGCGACGATCTTCACGTCGGGCCAGAATGCTCCGATCACAAAGCTGCTGGTCGACCTCTCTGGCACCTACGGCCAACAGTGGTACCTGCTGACTGCCGGCACGTTCCTGGCCATCATCGTGCCGTTGATCGTGTTCTTCTCACTCCAGCGATTCTTCGTTCGCGGGCTGTTGGCCGGGGCCACAAAGGGATAG
- a CDS encoding LacI family DNA-binding transcriptional regulator produces MTGIADVARATGVSTATVSRALRGLPNVSETTRSAIRSAADELGYVASSSARGLATGRTLAMGVVVPSLSRWFYTTVLEGIDAELRAASYDTILFNLGDRGGDRERVFHRSILRKRTDALIALSVEFTAEERHQLASSGHPTIVVGGSVSGLRHIGIDERKAAAEATTHLITLGHRKIAHLGGQGEAGLNRRVPVGRRKGYERALAASGLRLRPEWLLQGGFNLPASRRAVAALLNSDAENPTAIFAGSDEMAIGAILAIGDHGLKVPGDISVIGIDDYDLSESFGLTTIAQDPFGQGALAARMMLDELAGKPPRATSVRAATKLVIRTSTAPPPA; encoded by the coding sequence ATGACCGGAATCGCCGATGTGGCGCGGGCCACGGGCGTGTCGACCGCGACAGTCTCGCGCGCGCTCCGCGGGCTGCCCAACGTCTCTGAGACGACGAGAAGCGCCATCCGCAGTGCCGCGGACGAGCTCGGCTACGTCGCGTCGTCCAGTGCGCGCGGCCTTGCCACGGGTCGAACTCTCGCCATGGGCGTCGTCGTGCCATCACTCAGTCGCTGGTTCTACACCACCGTGCTCGAGGGCATCGACGCCGAACTGCGAGCGGCGAGCTACGACACGATCCTGTTCAATCTCGGCGACCGCGGCGGCGACCGGGAACGCGTCTTCCACCGATCGATCCTTCGCAAGCGAACGGATGCCCTGATCGCGCTTTCCGTAGAATTCACCGCTGAAGAACGTCATCAGCTCGCCTCGTCCGGGCATCCGACGATCGTTGTCGGCGGATCCGTGAGCGGACTGCGCCACATCGGAATCGATGAGCGCAAAGCGGCCGCGGAAGCCACAACCCACCTGATCACGCTCGGTCACCGCAAGATCGCACACCTGGGCGGCCAGGGCGAGGCAGGGCTCAACCGTCGAGTGCCCGTCGGCCGGCGGAAAGGCTACGAACGTGCGCTTGCAGCATCCGGCCTGCGCTTGCGCCCGGAATGGCTGCTGCAGGGCGGTTTCAATCTGCCGGCCAGTCGGCGAGCCGTCGCTGCCCTCCTGAATTCGGATGCTGAGAATCCGACCGCGATCTTCGCCGGCTCCGATGAGATGGCGATCGGCGCGATCCTCGCGATCGGCGATCACGGCCTGAAGGTACCCGGAGACATCTCCGTGATCGGGATCGACGATTACGACCTGTCCGAGTCGTTCGGCCTGACGACGATTGCGCAGGACCCGTTCGGGCAAGGCGCGTTGGCCGCACGCATGATGCTCGACGAATTGGCTGGAAAGCCGCCACGCGCGACGTCCGTGCGCGCGGCGACGAAATTGGTCATACGCACGAGCACCGCGCCGCCACCCGCGTGA
- a CDS encoding MFS transporter yields the protein MAVWAVAFASVIAFMGIGLVDPILPAIARDLKASPTETEMLFTTYLLVTGVAMFFTSWVSSRIGAKKTLLIGLALIVIFAAAAGLSPNVDAIMGFRAGWGLGNALFISTALATIVGAASGGTSSAIILYEAALGLGIAVGPLLGGLLGGISWRGPFFGTAVLMAIGFIAIVVMLRKNPEPPSPTKLSAPFRALANPALGTLAGAALFYNIGFFVLLAYTPFALERVGFGDAMTLGFIFFGWGVALAVSSVWGAPLLTRRLPRTRVLWTVLPLLAADLIVAGFLTNSATSIIVCVVVGGLLLGILNTVFTESVMEATDLPRSVASSAYSGVRFIGGAIAPPGATLIAVLLGASAPYFAGGISILIAMVVIIVGRKALGRVDGVEEDELEEAEAISLAGAN from the coding sequence ATGGCCGTGTGGGCGGTGGCGTTCGCGAGCGTCATCGCATTCATGGGTATCGGCCTCGTGGACCCCATCTTGCCGGCGATCGCCCGCGATTTGAAGGCTTCGCCGACTGAGACAGAGATGCTGTTCACGACCTATCTACTGGTCACCGGCGTCGCGATGTTCTTCACCAGCTGGGTTTCCAGCAGAATCGGCGCCAAGAAGACGCTGCTGATCGGCCTCGCGCTGATCGTCATCTTCGCAGCTGCGGCAGGGCTCAGCCCCAACGTGGATGCCATCATGGGCTTCCGAGCCGGCTGGGGGCTCGGCAACGCGCTGTTCATCTCGACAGCGCTCGCGACGATCGTCGGTGCGGCAAGTGGTGGGACCTCCAGCGCGATCATCCTGTATGAGGCGGCACTCGGCCTCGGCATCGCCGTCGGCCCGTTGCTCGGCGGACTGCTCGGTGGCATCAGTTGGCGAGGGCCCTTCTTCGGTACCGCCGTGCTCATGGCGATCGGCTTCATCGCGATCGTGGTGATGCTGCGGAAGAACCCGGAGCCCCCGTCACCCACCAAGCTCTCGGCGCCGTTCCGCGCGCTCGCGAATCCCGCGCTCGGCACGCTGGCCGGGGCAGCCCTGTTCTACAACATCGGCTTCTTCGTGCTGCTGGCATACACACCGTTCGCCCTGGAGCGCGTCGGCTTCGGTGATGCGATGACTCTCGGCTTCATCTTCTTCGGCTGGGGTGTCGCGCTCGCGGTCTCGTCAGTGTGGGGCGCTCCCTTACTCACCAGACGACTGCCGCGCACACGGGTGTTGTGGACGGTACTGCCGCTGCTGGCCGCAGATCTCATCGTCGCGGGTTTCCTCACCAACTCCGCGACCAGCATCATCGTCTGCGTCGTCGTTGGCGGGCTGCTCCTCGGCATCCTGAACACCGTGTTCACCGAGTCGGTGATGGAGGCAACCGACCTGCCACGTTCGGTCGCGTCATCCGCATACTCCGGCGTGCGCTTCATCGGTGGAGCTATTGCCCCGCCCGGGGCTACCCTGATTGCGGTGCTGCTGGGCGCGTCCGCACCGTATTTCGCCGGCGGCATCTCGATCCTGATCGCGATGGTGGTCATCATCGTCGGCCGCAAGGCACTGGGCCGGGTCGACGGCGTCGAAGAGGACGAGCTCGAAGAGGCCGAGGCGATTTCGCTCGCCGGCGCGAACTAG
- a CDS encoding MarR family winged helix-turn-helix transcriptional regulator — MLTEPITLPTRGSSDEPEDLHRVLSDLVQVAARLTRLARRATNNPESIATWRTLSVLQESGPMRLGELAECSQVAQPTMTKIVGGLVERDWIKRIADSDDARAWQLALSSKGLAALREWRSGVASALLPRFADVDDEQARIIRQAIELVRPRVTQSHTHPAHNNESIR; from the coding sequence ATGCTCACCGAACCGATCACCCTCCCGACGCGGGGGTCGAGTGACGAGCCGGAAGATCTTCACCGTGTCTTGTCTGATCTCGTCCAAGTCGCGGCCCGGCTTACTCGTCTTGCGCGTCGCGCAACCAACAACCCAGAATCCATTGCCACGTGGCGCACGCTCAGCGTCCTGCAAGAGTCCGGCCCGATGCGCCTCGGTGAGCTCGCCGAGTGCAGCCAGGTCGCCCAGCCGACGATGACCAAGATCGTCGGCGGCCTCGTAGAACGCGATTGGATCAAGCGCATCGCAGACTCCGACGACGCCCGCGCCTGGCAACTTGCCCTCTCGAGCAAAGGGCTCGCGGCGCTGCGCGAGTGGCGCTCCGGCGTCGCATCCGCTCTGCTGCCTCGATTTGCGGATGTCGATGACGAGCAGGCGCGCATCATCCGGCAGGCGATCGAACTGGTTCGCCCGCGCGTGACGCAGTCGCACACGCACCCCGCCCACAACAACGAAAGCATTCGATGA
- a CDS encoding DUF5655 domain-containing protein, which yields MASPDDMVRAVSASMREHTGRSTEEWVAVVADAGIDPIDQKAVRSFLKSQWSLPQNSQWAIADAAARAAGWLPPTVEEFIDAQFSGAKAALRPIYDALAAVILGQGDDVQAEGRSTYIPFVRKRQFAAIAAATRARVDLGLRFTDAPTSARLIPSANFAQASHRVGLSSAAEVDEEVRRLIAIAYAQNG from the coding sequence GTGGCGAGTCCGGACGATATGGTGCGTGCAGTCTCCGCATCGATGCGTGAACACACGGGCAGGAGCACCGAAGAATGGGTCGCCGTCGTGGCCGATGCCGGTATCGATCCGATCGACCAGAAGGCGGTGCGCAGCTTCCTGAAATCGCAGTGGTCCCTCCCCCAGAACAGTCAGTGGGCGATCGCAGATGCCGCAGCCAGAGCAGCAGGCTGGCTACCTCCGACGGTCGAGGAATTCATCGACGCTCAGTTCAGCGGCGCGAAAGCCGCCCTACGTCCGATCTACGATGCGCTGGCGGCCGTTATCCTCGGGCAGGGCGACGACGTGCAGGCTGAGGGCCGCTCCACCTACATCCCATTCGTGCGCAAGCGGCAGTTCGCCGCGATTGCTGCCGCAACGCGCGCCCGCGTCGATCTGGGCTTGCGGTTCACGGATGCCCCCACCAGCGCACGCCTGATCCCGAGTGCGAACTTCGCGCAGGCATCCCATCGGGTCGGCCTGTCGTCGGCGGCGGAGGTCGACGAGGAGGTTCGCCGGCTCATTGCCATCGCCTACGCGCAGAACGGCTGA
- a CDS encoding serine hydrolase domain-containing protein: MRPARRPRGWLRARLRVVVASLLAAGLILGGTAACTQASTQPAAESATAMSTSATATVDNAAIAKIVESAMQTENLKAVIVRVTVGNKVVSMQAFGDSMTGVKATTDMHFRNGAVAFEYVCTLLLEYVDEHKVSLDDTIQRWLPTLPEADKVTLRMLANQTAGYPDFESDPTWTAAYNANPFHLFTYQERLDYAFDRPMQFAPGTNWSYAHTNFMILGKILSMIGKKPLDTLLKEKVLDPMGLTNTAAFQTGEIPSPVLHAYSSERRVALGVPAGQAFYEESTFWNPAWGTPVGAAETTDITDMATTAVAVGTGKLLSKSSYHEMTDSKLIGFGKKLPVCGGSCFTQIPIYNYGLGVVRSGSWMLQNPQLSGYSATEAYLPSKKVAIAVAVTYAPGAFDENGNYPNASDTVFRAIGAYVAPSDPPPTSAK, encoded by the coding sequence GTGCGACCAGCAAGACGACCGCGCGGATGGTTGCGCGCACGGCTGCGCGTCGTCGTCGCGAGTCTGCTGGCCGCCGGGTTGATTCTCGGCGGCACGGCCGCCTGCACCCAGGCTTCGACGCAGCCCGCCGCAGAATCCGCAACCGCGATGAGCACGTCGGCCACGGCGACGGTCGACAATGCAGCCATCGCCAAGATCGTCGAGAGCGCGATGCAGACGGAGAACCTCAAGGCCGTGATCGTTCGTGTCACGGTCGGCAACAAGGTCGTCAGCATGCAGGCCTTCGGCGACTCGATGACCGGCGTCAAAGCGACAACCGACATGCACTTCCGCAACGGCGCCGTCGCTTTCGAGTACGTCTGCACGCTGCTGTTGGAGTACGTCGACGAGCACAAGGTCAGTCTCGACGACACGATCCAGCGGTGGCTTCCAACGCTGCCCGAGGCAGACAAAGTGACACTGCGGATGCTCGCGAACCAGACCGCGGGCTACCCCGATTTCGAGTCCGACCCCACCTGGACCGCCGCGTACAACGCCAACCCGTTCCACCTGTTCACCTATCAGGAGCGTCTTGACTATGCGTTCGATCGCCCGATGCAGTTTGCCCCCGGTACGAACTGGAGCTACGCGCACACCAACTTCATGATCCTCGGCAAGATCCTGTCGATGATCGGCAAGAAGCCGCTGGACACTCTCCTGAAGGAGAAGGTGCTCGACCCGATGGGGCTGACCAATACCGCGGCATTCCAGACCGGCGAGATCCCGAGCCCCGTGCTGCACGCGTACAGTTCGGAACGCCGCGTTGCTCTCGGGGTGCCCGCGGGCCAGGCGTTCTACGAAGAGTCGACCTTCTGGAATCCGGCCTGGGGCACGCCGGTCGGTGCGGCGGAGACGACGGACATCACAGACATGGCAACGACCGCTGTCGCCGTCGGCACCGGAAAACTACTCTCCAAGTCGAGCTATCACGAGATGACCGATTCGAAGCTGATCGGCTTCGGCAAGAAATTGCCTGTTTGCGGCGGCTCGTGTTTCACGCAGATCCCGATCTACAACTACGGACTCGGCGTCGTGCGGTCCGGTTCCTGGATGCTGCAGAACCCGCAACTCAGCGGCTACAGCGCGACGGAGGCCTATCTTCCATCCAAGAAGGTTGCGATCGCCGTTGCAGTGACTTATGCGCCGGGGGCTTTCGACGAGAACGGCAACTACCCGAATGCGAGTGACACGGTGTTTCGGGCGATCGGTGCCTACGTCGCCCCGAGCGATCCGCCGCCGACGTCGGCGAAGTAG
- the rplL gene encoding 50S ribosomal protein L7/L12 produces the protein MAKLSTEELLEQFKGLTLIELSEFVKAFEETFEVTAAAPVAVAAAGGAAAAPVEEVEEKDSFDVILEAAGDKKIQVIKTVRELTSLGLGEAKAVVDGAPKAVLEGANKEAAEKAKAALEEAGATVTLK, from the coding sequence ATGGCAAAGCTGTCAACTGAGGAACTGCTCGAGCAGTTCAAGGGCCTGACGCTCATTGAGCTGTCAGAGTTCGTCAAGGCGTTCGAGGAGACCTTCGAGGTCACCGCCGCTGCTCCGGTCGCCGTCGCGGCTGCCGGTGGCGCGGCTGCCGCCCCCGTGGAAGAGGTTGAGGAGAAGGACTCCTTCGACGTCATCCTCGAAGCTGCAGGCGACAAGAAGATCCAGGTCATCAAGACCGTTCGCGAGCTGACGTCGCTGGGTCTCGGCGAGGCCAAGGCCGTCGTCGATGGCGCCCCCAAGGCTGTTCTCGAGGGCGCGAACAAGGAAGCCGCCGAGAAGGCCAAGGCTGCCCTTGAAGAGGCCGGCGCAACCGTCACCCTCAAGTAG
- the rplJ gene encoding 50S ribosomal protein L10, translated as MANKEASVAELTEKFQSSSAVLLTEYRGLTVAQLKELRTSISADATYAVVKNTLTKIAANAAGISSFDDELVGPSAIAFVHGDPVAVAKGLRAFAKAHPLLVIKSGYFDGNPLTAAEVGKLADLESREVLLAKLAGAFKASLFGAAYLFNAPLSKAVRTVDALREKQESAS; from the coding sequence ATGGCGAACAAGGAAGCCTCGGTTGCCGAACTCACGGAGAAGTTCCAGAGCTCGAGCGCCGTTCTGCTGACCGAGTACCGCGGTCTCACTGTTGCTCAGCTCAAGGAGCTGCGCACGTCTATCAGTGCAGACGCGACCTATGCCGTGGTGAAGAACACGCTGACCAAGATTGCGGCGAATGCCGCCGGCATCTCGTCGTTCGACGACGAGCTCGTCGGCCCATCCGCGATCGCATTCGTGCACGGTGACCCTGTCGCCGTCGCGAAGGGTCTGCGTGCCTTTGCCAAGGCGCACCCTCTCCTGGTGATCAAGAGCGGTTACTTCGACGGTAACCCGCTGACCGCCGCAGAGGTAGGCAAGCTCGCCGACCTCGAGTCCCGTGAAGTGCTGCTGGCCAAGCTCGCCGGCGCATTCAAGGCCTCGCTGTTCGGAGCCGCATATCTGTTCAACGCACCGCTCTCGAAGGCCGTTCGCACGGTCGACGCGTTGCGTGAGAAGCAGGAGTCCGCGAGCTGA
- a CDS encoding alpha/beta fold hydrolase — translation MRRSRSGMMPGGLHYTRRGEGPPLVFLRTLSSSEKNPRWIAAAIERWTLRGAIRTQTVYAVGRPPRLRSGLTMAALADQYARAIAGTFETPVPVMGFSTSAGIALQLALDHPELVSRLVIVCGAFRLSGKGKAMQRRYAERLANRDRAASVEMVASAARSAMMHVAVSAAAALTPLPKEPLGLMAMLEAEDHFNLGDRLGEVAVPTLVVAGGRDPFYPPWLARATAAGLQHGQFTLYARRRHHQVLSDSRFEADLQHFLASA, via the coding sequence GTGCGTCGATCGAGGTCGGGGATGATGCCCGGCGGACTGCACTACACCCGCCGTGGAGAGGGCCCACCACTGGTGTTCCTGCGCACCCTGTCGTCATCCGAGAAAAACCCCCGCTGGATTGCCGCCGCCATTGAGCGGTGGACGCTGCGCGGTGCAATCCGTACACAGACCGTATACGCGGTCGGGCGGCCCCCACGGCTGCGCTCGGGACTCACCATGGCCGCGCTTGCGGATCAGTATGCGAGGGCGATCGCAGGAACCTTCGAGACTCCGGTGCCGGTCATGGGATTCTCCACGAGTGCCGGTATTGCCCTTCAGCTTGCGTTGGACCATCCGGAGCTCGTCAGCCGTCTGGTCATCGTGTGCGGAGCGTTCCGTCTCAGCGGCAAGGGCAAGGCCATGCAGCGGCGCTACGCGGAACGTCTGGCGAACCGCGACAGGGCCGCAAGTGTTGAGATGGTGGCGAGCGCGGCGCGATCCGCGATGATGCACGTGGCTGTTTCAGCGGCGGCTGCACTGACGCCGCTGCCCAAGGAGCCGCTCGGGCTGATGGCAATGCTGGAGGCAGAAGACCACTTCAACCTGGGCGACCGATTGGGTGAGGTGGCCGTACCGACGCTTGTGGTCGCGGGCGGCCGCGATCCGTTCTACCCGCCGTGGCTCGCCAGGGCGACCGCCGCAGGCCTACAGCACGGGCAATTCACGTTGTACGCGCGGCGTCGTCACCACCAGGTACTCAGCGACTCGCGGTTCGAGGCCGACCTGCAACACTTTCTCGCCAGCGCTTGA
- a CDS encoding NAD-dependent epimerase/dehydratase family protein, with the protein MKIAVTGGSGKLGRTVVRVLGEAGHDVTNLDQAGIRGAGFLKVDLTDYGQVVDALFGVRDGAESSGYDAVVHLGAIPAPGILSDVATFHNNILSTFNVFQAARRAGISNIVYASSETVLGLPFDVPPPYIPVDEEYAARPESTYSLVKHLEEQMAIQLTRWDPQLKIIALRFSNVMDEADYAAFPFDADATARKWNLWGYIDGRDGAQAVQKALELQTTGFDRFIIAAADTVMTRPNAELVAEVFPGVEVRGDLGKHDTMLSIGKARRVLGFDPQHSWRDGR; encoded by the coding sequence ATGAAGATCGCGGTAACCGGCGGGTCGGGAAAACTGGGCCGCACGGTAGTGAGGGTGCTCGGCGAGGCAGGGCACGACGTGACCAACCTGGACCAGGCGGGCATCCGCGGTGCTGGATTCCTCAAGGTCGATCTCACCGACTACGGTCAGGTCGTCGACGCGTTGTTCGGTGTACGGGACGGTGCGGAAAGCTCCGGGTACGATGCGGTCGTACACCTCGGAGCAATACCGGCGCCCGGTATTCTCAGCGACGTTGCCACCTTCCACAACAACATCCTGAGCACGTTCAACGTGTTTCAGGCTGCACGGCGGGCCGGCATCTCGAACATTGTGTACGCGTCAAGCGAGACCGTGCTCGGCCTGCCGTTCGACGTGCCGCCGCCTTACATTCCGGTCGATGAGGAGTACGCCGCTCGCCCTGAATCGACGTATTCTCTCGTCAAGCACCTCGAAGAGCAGATGGCGATTCAGCTGACCCGGTGGGATCCGCAACTGAAGATCATCGCTTTGCGGTTCTCGAACGTGATGGATGAAGCTGACTACGCGGCGTTCCCGTTCGACGCGGACGCGACGGCGCGCAAGTGGAATCTGTGGGGCTACATCGACGGCCGAGACGGCGCGCAGGCGGTGCAGAAGGCGCTCGAATTGCAGACGACCGGTTTCGACCGGTTTATCATCGCCGCAGCAGACACGGTGATGACCCGGCCGAACGCAGAACTCGTCGCGGAAGTATTTCCCGGCGTCGAGGTACGCGGCGATCTCGGAAAGCACGACACGATGCTGTCGATCGGTAAGGCGCGAAGGGTGCTCGGCTTCGATCCGCAGCACTCCTGGCGCGACGGGCGGTAG